GTCTTGGAATTCGCGCTGGTAGGCCGCGATCTGTTCCTCGAGGCTCGGCTCGGCAGCGTCGGCGGCCGCATCTGAGGGCTCAGGCATGCGGCGCAGTATGGCATGGAAGTCATTGGCGTTGAAGTTCTTCGAGGTGTACTCTTCAACTTCGAACTTTAGAGTTGAAGTCTTCAGGGTGAGACTGTCCGGCTCCGGACGGGTCTTGCCCTGGTGTCTGTCCCAGCTCGTGGGTTCGCCCCTCATATCCGTTTGATGACCTGACCTAGGTAGGTGAGTGTGACCACCGCGATGGGCGCCGCGTTGCGCCGGATCCAGCTCGGGAACGCGCTGAGTGCGTTCGGGAGCGGCTTCACCGTTCCGTATCTGTACGTCTATGTGGCGAAGGTGCGGGATCTTGGCGCGAGCACTGCCGGTGCGGTGCTCGCCCTGCTGGCGGTGGCCGCGCTGGTCGTCCTGCCGCTGACCGGTCGCGCCATCGACCGGCGAGGGCCCCTGCCGGTGGCCATCGCCGGCACGGTCTCCGCCGCCATCGGTTCCCTGGGGATCGGGCTGTCCGCCACCGAGCCGCTGGTCATCGCGTCGGCCATCGCGCTCGGTGCCGGGATAGCGGTCATTCAGCCGGCCCTCGCGACGATGATCGTATGGTGCTCGACGACGCTGACGAGGTCGCGGGCGTTCGCCACCCAGTTCTTCCTGAACAACCTGGGGCTGGGCGTCGGCGGGCTGGTCGGCGGGCTGCTGGTCGATGAGGCGCATGCGTCGAGCTTTGTGCGGCTGTTCGCCATCGAGGCCGTGATGTTCCTGGTGCTCGGCGCGGCGGTGGCGTCCGTACGGCTGCCGCGGTCGCCGAAGGTCGAGGACGCGGTGCCGACCGAGGAGCGGGCCAGGGGTGCCTGGCGGGCGATGTTCGCCGACCGGCGGATGGTGTGGCTGTGTGTCCTGGGGTTCGTGCTGTTCTTCGCCTGCTACGGGCAGTTCGAATCGGGGCTGGCGGCCTACGCGACCGAGGTCACCCGCATACCGCCGGCCGGCCTGGGCATCGCGCTCGCGGCCAATACGGCGGCGATCGTGGCGGCGCAGTTCGTGGTGCTCAAGCTGGTCGAGCGGCGGCGGCGCAGCCGGGTGATGGCGCTGGTCGGGGTGGTCTGGACGGTGGCGTGGCTGGCCGCCGGGCTGTCCGGGCTGGTGCACGGCGCGCAGGTGGTGGCGACGACGCTGCTGATCTCGACGTACGCACTGTTCGGTATCGGTGAGTCGATGCTGTCGCCGACGGTGGCTCCGCTGGTGGCCGATCTGGCGCCGGCTTCCCTGATCGGGCAGTACAACTCGGCGTTCGCGCTGGTCAAGCAGCTGGCGTTGGCGCTCGGTCCGGCTGTGGGCGCGCTGATGGTGGGGCACGGGATGTACGGGGCGTACATCGGGATGCTCGTGGTGTGTGCGCTGGGGATCACGGCGTTGTCGCTGTGGCTGGGGCGGATGCTGCGTCCGGCGCAGGACAATCCGCACCGTGCGGTGGCGGCCTCCCTGCCCGCGGCGCGGGTGCCGGCCGAGGCGGAAGCCGTGGCCTGCGGGGCCTGAGCCCCCTGTGTGGTGCCCGGTGTCCCGTATACCTGGCGCCCGGTGCCGTAGGAGGCCCGCGTCTTCATGCCGCCGGCCCCGGTCCGATCGGACCGGGGCCGGCGGCATACGACTATCAGCGGGGCAGTGCGAATTCGCACCAGACGGCCTTGCCGCCGCCCGGGGTGCGGCGGGAGCCCCAGGACGAGGCGATGGTGGCGACGATGGAGATGCCCCGGCCGGCCTCGTCGGCCGGTTCGGCGCGGCGGCGGCGCGGGAGGTGGTCGTCGCCGTCGGTGACCTCGACGATCAGCCGGCGGTCCGTGCGGCGCAGGCGCAGGCGCATGGGCGGGGTGCCGTGCTGGAGGGAGTTGGCGACCAGTTCGCTGGCGGCCAGCACACCGAGGTCGTGCAGCTCGGGCGGGAAGCGCCAGGAGGCGAGGACCCCGGAGGCGAAGGCGCGGGCGCGCGGGGCCGCTTCGGTGCCGCCGAGGAGTTCGAGCGCGGCGTTGTGGAACAGCTCGGCGTCATGGCCGGTCCGCTGCGGGTGCTGGAGGACGAGGATGGCGACGTCGTCGTCGTGGCTGGCGGTGATGCCCAGGGAGCGCAGCAGGCGGTCGCAGACGATGTCCGGGGCGCCGGCGGCACCGGCGAAGGCGCGTTCCAGGGCCTCGACGCCGTGGTCGATGTCCTTGTCGCGGCGCTCTACCAGGCCGTCGGTGTAGAGGACGGCGCTGCTGCCGGGGCCCAGGGGGACGGATCCGGAGGTGTGCAGCCAGCCGCCGGTGCCCAGGGGCGGTCCGGTCGGTTCGGCGGCGCGGATGACCGTGCCGTCCACGTCGCGTACGAGGATGGGCAGATGGCCGGCGGAGGCGTAGACCAGCCGGCCCTCGTTCGGGTCGTGGACGGCGTAGACGCAGGTGGCGATCTGGTTGGCGTCGATCTCGGCGGCCAGGCCGTCCAGGAGCTGCAGGACCTCGTGGGGCGGGAGGTCGAGGCGGGCGTAGGCGCGGACGGCGGTGCGCAGCTGGCCCATGACCGCGGCGGCGCGCACCCCGCGGCCCATGACATCGCCGATGACCAGGGCCGTACGGCCGGCGCCGAGGGTGATGACGTCGTACCAGTCGCCGCCGACCGCGGCGTCCGTGCCGCCGGGCTGGTAGGTGGCGGCGACGCAGAGGTCGTCGGGCTGCTCCAGCTCCTGGGGCAGCAGGGAGCGCTGGAGGGTGACCGCGGCCTCGCGCTGGCGGGCCTCGCTGACGCGCAGGCGCTCGGCGGACTCGATCTGGTCGGTGACCTCGGCGCCGAAGACCAGGACGCCCTTGTGCGGGGCGACGCAGGCGACCTCGGGGTCGGGCGCCGGGCCGCTGGCGGCGACCTCGATCGGGGTGCAGGTGAAGGTGTAGTAGCCGTCGCGGGTGCGGTCGCCGCCCGTGCCGCCGGGCACCTTGCGGGACTTGACCGTCCGCGGTTTGCCGCTGCGCAGTACCTGGTCCATCAGGGGGAGCAGGCCGAGGGCGCCGAGCTCGGGGAGGGCTTCGCGGGCGGTGCGGCCGGCCGGGCGGGGGCCGAAGACGCCGGCGTAGGCGCCGTTGACGTAGGCGAGGCGGTGCTCGGGGCCGTAGACGACGGCGACGAGGGCGGGGATGGTGCCGAGGATGTCGTGCACGGACAGGGCGTCGACCGTGGGCGGCAGGGTCGCGGGGGTGGGTTCCCGGGAGGCCGTGGCTTCCGCGTGCTCGGCGCGGGCCGCGGGGACGGAGCCCGTGGTCGCGGCCGTCGGTGCGGCGGGCGTGCCGCCGTCCGCCGCGGGCACGGCGGACGGCGCCGGGGACGCGGTGGGCGGTGCGGCCGGCGTGCCGGACGCGGGGCGGGGCGCGGCGCGGTCGGACCGCGCGGCGGCACGCCGTTGGGTACCGGGGAATTTGGCGCTCCAGCGCGTGAAGATCACGGAGGGGTACCTCTTACTTCGCGTCGTCGCGCGGGGTCGGCCGTCGGCAGGGTGGGACCTCCCGGCCGGCGGCCGGGGAAAGGTCGGCTGGGGACACTCTCGGCGCCCCTTTGCGGAATGCAGCAAACGTCCAGAATCCTCGTAATAGTCACTCTTTGCAGATACGAGCCCACCCATGGTCACACGCCCAGTGTGGCCGACCGGACGGACATCCGTCAGACGGCCGGGTGCCGGGAGGGAGTTCCGCGTTCCGGAACGTCCCCCCGACCGGGGGCCGACAGCACTCACCTCTTCGGGGTACGGCGCGTCAACTGGCTTCGTTGTGCCGTCCGGTGCCCGCGGCGAGTTCGAACTCGGCACGCGGGTTCTCCAGCGAGCCGAGCGAGACGATCTCGCGCTTGAACAGGCCGGCCAGCGTCCATTCGGCGAGCACCCGTGCCTTGCGGTTGAAGGTCGGCACCCGGCTGAGGTGGTAGGCGCGGTGCATGAACCACGCCGGGTAGCCCTTCAGCTTGCGCCCGTAGACGTGCGCCACGCCCTTGTGCAGGCCGAGCGAGGCCACCGAGCCGGCGTAGCTGTGCGCGTAGTCCTGGACCGGGCCGCCGCGCACCGCCGCCGCGATGTTCTCGGCGAGCACCTTGGACTGGCGGACGGCGTGCTGCGCGTTGGGTGCGCACAGGGCTCGGGGCTCGTCGGGCTTGGTGGGCGGCGCGGCCGTCAGGTCGGGGACCGCGGCCGCGTCGCCGGCGGACCAGGCGTGCTCGACGCCGTCCACCCGGAGCGCGGCGGTGCACCGGAGGCGGCCGTGGGCGTTCAGCGGCAGCCCGGTCGCGGCCAGGATGGGGTGCGGTTTGACGCCGGCGGTCCACACCAGGGTCCGGGTCGGGAAGCGGGAGCCGTCGCTGAGCCGGGCGACCCGTTTTTCACAGGACTCCAGCCGGGTCTCCATCCGGACGTCGATGTTGCGGGCGCGCAGCTCACGGACGGCGTAACGACCCATGTCGGGGCCCACTTCGGGCAGGATCCGGTCGGTCGCCTCGACCAGGATCCACTTCATGTCCTCGGGCTGGATGTTGTGGTAGTAGCGGACGGCGTAGCGGGCCATGTCCTCCAGTTCGGCCAGCGCCTCCACGCCCGCGTACCCGCCGCCGACGAAAACGAAGGTGAGTGCGGCGTCGCGGACCGCGGGGTCACGGGTGGAGGAGGCGATGTCGAGCTGGGCGAGGACGTGGTTGCGCAGTCCGATGGCCTCCTCGACCGTCTTGAAGCCGATGCCGACATCGGCCAGGCCCGGGACGGGCAGGGTGCGCGAGACCGAGCCGGGCGCCAGGACCAGTTCGTCGTACTCCACCTCGACGGCGCCGTTGCCGGTCTCCTCCGCGGCCAGGGTGGTGATGGTGGCCCGGCGGTCATCGTGGTCGAGGGCGGTGACCTCGCCGATGACGACCTTGCACCGCGGCAGCACCCGGCGCAGCGGTACGACGACATGGCGCGGGGAGATCGAACCGGCCGCGGCCTCGGGCAGGAAGGGCTGGTACGTCATGTACGGCTCGGGGTCGACCACGATGATCTCGACGGTGCCCCGATGCAGTTCCTGCTTCAGTTTTCGCTGCAGCCGCAGGGCGGTGTACATCCCCACATAGCCACCACCGACAACGAGAATGCGCGTCACGTCATTCGAGGACACAGTCTTCACAGAGGTTCTCCTCGCGGTGTCGGCCAGGCCCGGGCGGCACCGATCCGGCGGGCGGCCGGCGGCGCGGCCACCCTCGGGAGCTGCGCCCCCGGGTAAAGCACAGCACTGTTCCATGACGCACTGCCGGCGCGGCTTTGTCCACAGGCCCGTCGAAATGTATGACCGGTCGCGGCCCTCGGGACGGAACGGCATATTCCGCGCGTGCGGGCAGAGGTTCCCTGGTCAGGGGGTGGGTGACGGCGGAAGAACGGGGTCGTGATCCGGGCGGATCAGCCCCCTTGGTCCGATCGGGGGGCGCATTGCGCGGAACGCCCCCTTCATTCTTGACCCGGGCTCAACTATGTTCGTATGTCGTTGGGGTGCACCCTGTCATCGGTACGCCCTGACTGTCAGGGCGGGGAGTCTCCGGGGGGAGACGTCATTACCGGGGGATCACTATGCACATTCAGGGCTCTCATTGGCAGACCAACGTCGCTGTGGCGCATGCCGCCGACGACGCCGGGAGCATGAAGGAAGACCACAACGGAACCAACGGCGCCCACGGCGCCGGCAGCGGTTCCGGCAACGGCACCGGTGTGAGGAACGGCGCCCGTACGGGGACGAACGGTGCCCGCACGGGGACGAACGGTGCCCGCACGGGGACGGGGGCCGGGGGCCGGAGCACGCCGCTGCGGGTGGATGCCCAGCGCAATCTGGAACATGTGCTGCGCGCCGCGCGCGAGGTGTTCGGCGAGCTGGGGTACGGCGCGCCCATGGAGGACGTGGCCCGGCGGGCCCGGGTCGGTGTCGGCACGGTCTACCGCCGTTTCCCCAGCAAGGACGTGCTGGTCCGCCGGATAGCCGAGGAGGAGACCGCACGGCTGACGGACCAGGCGCGTACGGCGCTGGGCCAGGAGGACGACGCGTGGTCCGCACTGTCCCGCTTCTTGCGGACCTCGGTCGCCTCGGGGGCCGGACGGCTGTTGCCGCCGGGCATTCTGCGGGTGAGCGCGGACGCCGACCGGCTCACGGAGCCGGCAGCGGACGGCACGGACGGGCCACGGGTGCCGGACGGGCTGAGCGAAGCACGGATCCCGGACGGCCTGAGTGACGCGCGGGTGCCGCAGCAGCGGATGGCACCCGGCACGGACGGGGTCCCGGCCGATCTCCGGCTGGTCGCCGCGCGTGACACCTCGGAGGGCGAGCCGGGCCCGGCGGACGGGGCAGCGCCGGCCACTGCCGGTGACGTCGACGGTGCCGATGCCGGTGCCGATGCCGGTGCCGGTGCCGAGGAGATGGCCGGCGCCGACGCGTTGCTGGAGGTCGTCGGGCGGCTCGTGGAGCGGGCCAGGACGGCGGGTGAGCTGCGTGCCGATGTGACGGTCGCCGACATCCTGTTAGTGATCGCCACGGGCGCGCCCACGCTGCCCGAACCCAGCCACCAGCAGGCCGCTTCCACGCGGCTGCTGGAGATTCTGCTGGAGGGGCTGCGTTCGCGCCCTGCTGAGTGAGGTCCGGCGGCCGGCACCGTCGTCCGGTGGGCCCGGCCGCCGGGTCCACCCGGCGGTGCCGGCCGGACGGACGGTGCCGGGACGGTGCCGTAGGTGACCGCGGAGCCCGTATGCGCCCTTGGGGCGGGTACGGGCTCCGCCTCTGTGGCATGGCTCGTACGGGTGAACGTCCGTGCGGTCGTCCGCGTGCGCACCCCGGATGAGTGGATGGCGGTCAGGAGCCGCAACCGCGGGGGGCCGGTGTGGCACTCTGGCGCGGTATTCCGGTGTGACGGCGGCTTCGGGGGCCTCGAAGATGGGTGTTGACGGGCGGGACGGGCGGCGCGACGGCGAGGCCGGAGTGGACGGGACCGGGAGGGGCGGGACCAAGGGCACGCCGTCCGGACGGATCCCCGGCCAGGCCGGACCATTGGGGGCGGGGACGCCGGCCGGCGGGCCGGCCGAGCGGCGCGAGCACGCCCGTCGTCCGGCGGGCGAGGTGCCCGGCGTGCCCCCGCAGCGCGGACGTTCCCACCGGGCGGGCGCGGCTGCCGCCCCTGAGGGGGGCGAAATCCCGCCGTCCGACGCCCAGTTGCTCGCCAATCTGCGGGCCGGGGACGACGGTGCGTACGAGGAGTTGTACCGGCGGCACGCCGAGGCGGTCCGGCGCTATGCCCGGAGCTGCTGCCGGGACGTGCACACCGCCGAGGATCTGACCGGTGAGGTCTTCGCGCGCACGCTGCAGGCGGTGCGCGGCGGCGCGGGGCCTGACTCCGCGGTGCGCGCCTATCTGCTGACCACCGTCCGCCGGGTCGCCGCCTCCTGGGCGAAGACGGCGCGGCGGGAGCAACTGGTGGAGGACTT
This portion of the Streptomyces sp. 2114.4 genome encodes:
- a CDS encoding MFS transporter encodes the protein MTTAMGAALRRIQLGNALSAFGSGFTVPYLYVYVAKVRDLGASTAGAVLALLAVAALVVLPLTGRAIDRRGPLPVAIAGTVSAAIGSLGIGLSATEPLVIASAIALGAGIAVIQPALATMIVWCSTTLTRSRAFATQFFLNNLGLGVGGLVGGLLVDEAHASSFVRLFAIEAVMFLVLGAAVASVRLPRSPKVEDAVPTEERARGAWRAMFADRRMVWLCVLGFVLFFACYGQFESGLAAYATEVTRIPPAGLGIALAANTAAIVAAQFVVLKLVERRRRSRVMALVGVVWTVAWLAAGLSGLVHGAQVVATTLLISTYALFGIGESMLSPTVAPLVADLAPASLIGQYNSAFALVKQLALALGPAVGALMVGHGMYGAYIGMLVVCALGITALSLWLGRMLRPAQDNPHRAVAASLPAARVPAEAEAVACGA
- a CDS encoding NAD(P)/FAD-dependent oxidoreductase, coding for MYTALRLQRKLKQELHRGTVEIIVVDPEPYMTYQPFLPEAAAGSISPRHVVVPLRRVLPRCKVVIGEVTALDHDDRRATITTLAAEETGNGAVEVEYDELVLAPGSVSRTLPVPGLADVGIGFKTVEEAIGLRNHVLAQLDIASSTRDPAVRDAALTFVFVGGGYAGVEALAELEDMARYAVRYYHNIQPEDMKWILVEATDRILPEVGPDMGRYAVRELRARNIDVRMETRLESCEKRVARLSDGSRFPTRTLVWTAGVKPHPILAATGLPLNAHGRLRCTAALRVDGVEHAWSAGDAAAVPDLTAAPPTKPDEPRALCAPNAQHAVRQSKVLAENIAAAVRGGPVQDYAHSYAGSVASLGLHKGVAHVYGRKLKGYPAWFMHRAYHLSRVPTFNRKARVLAEWTLAGLFKREIVSLGSLENPRAEFELAAGTGRHNEAS
- a CDS encoding TetR/AcrR family transcriptional regulator, whose protein sequence is MHIQGSHWQTNVAVAHAADDAGSMKEDHNGTNGAHGAGSGSGNGTGVRNGARTGTNGARTGTNGARTGTGAGGRSTPLRVDAQRNLEHVLRAAREVFGELGYGAPMEDVARRARVGVGTVYRRFPSKDVLVRRIAEEETARLTDQARTALGQEDDAWSALSRFLRTSVASGAGRLLPPGILRVSADADRLTEPAADGTDGPRVPDGLSEARIPDGLSDARVPQQRMAPGTDGVPADLRLVAARDTSEGEPGPADGAAPATAGDVDGADAGADAGAGAEEMAGADALLEVVGRLVERARTAGELRADVTVADILLVIATGAPTLPEPSHQQAASTRLLEILLEGLRSRPAE
- a CDS encoding SpoIIE family protein phosphatase, whose translation is MIFTRWSAKFPGTQRRAAARSDRAAPRPASGTPAAPPTASPAPSAVPAADGGTPAAPTAATTGSVPAARAEHAEATASREPTPATLPPTVDALSVHDILGTIPALVAVVYGPEHRLAYVNGAYAGVFGPRPAGRTAREALPELGALGLLPLMDQVLRSGKPRTVKSRKVPGGTGGDRTRDGYYTFTCTPIEVAASGPAPDPEVACVAPHKGVLVFGAEVTDQIESAERLRVSEARQREAAVTLQRSLLPQELEQPDDLCVAATYQPGGTDAAVGGDWYDVITLGAGRTALVIGDVMGRGVRAAAVMGQLRTAVRAYARLDLPPHEVLQLLDGLAAEIDANQIATCVYAVHDPNEGRLVYASAGHLPILVRDVDGTVIRAAEPTGPPLGTGGWLHTSGSVPLGPGSSAVLYTDGLVERRDKDIDHGVEALERAFAGAAGAPDIVCDRLLRSLGITASHDDDVAILVLQHPQRTGHDAELFHNAALELLGGTEAAPRARAFASGVLASWRFPPELHDLGVLAASELVANSLQHGTPPMRLRLRRTDRRLIVEVTDGDDHLPRRRRAEPADEAGRGISIVATIASSWGSRRTPGGGKAVWCEFALPR